The genomic DNA agatcAAGAGACTCTGGAAAACAGAGAACTCCCGCTTCAACAGGTACATTCAAATGAAAGACTGCATTTTTTTCACATCATAAAAACGTGAATGTTTCACCTGAAACCAGATATTAAATGCAATACCCAACCAAGACCAATAAACCAATAAATGAATGTGCTCAATAGACAGCACTGTAAATCTGACTTGGGGACACCCTGCATCCCCATCCACACCAGACTTCACTCTGTAAAGAGGCCTTTTtctcagcagacattttgatttgtgattgtaggaaaagcacaagAATAGTTATACTCATGTGTCCCTGTagccatgacagtgtgacagtgagtcagcatgcacaatactaGGACCTGccaaacattattttttatcattcgcacttttctgtgaaaaaggccAATTGAAAACATTATTAGAAACATTGCTAGAAAAGATCTATTTGAATAATGTGTGCAAGTCAGTAACAATTCAATATTAATCATCCCTGCAGTTTTTCCTTTGAGATAGGCTTCTTTAATTAAATGTACAATTTAATCCCTGAGGCAAAACAGGTCCAGACCAGCAGCAGTCTAACCACACTGTCTCTCCTACGCGTGTGCCGCTTGGTGCAGACAAGTCCTAGCTTTGCTACAACAATAACACCAACCCAGTGACAAACCAGCTGTCAGACATGTCAGAGCGGAGAGTCCCGGGACTGTTGAAATCTCATGACAGCTCTTTTAATCTGCTCATAGCTCATAAACATCACAATGTTCCAGGAACCCAGGCGAAGAAAGGAGGGCACAAATCTATAAAAAGAATCAAGAAAAAATTGGCCGTTTTTCATTAAGTTTTTGCTTTTGTCAAACGTTAAACTATAGTTTGAGTGATTCTGACATGCTCACTTTTGACTACGTACCCCTTATAGAAAGCTGTGGGTCCCTCTTTCGTCAGCATGGTTAATGCACAGTTAATAGCACCGCTGTAAGTCCCGGGGGCTGAATTCATGAAGCGTGTTTTTACCACATCCACCGGAGATGCTACGATGGTGGTGCAGAAACCTGCCGCGAAGCCTGCTGTGAAGTGACACGGCATATTGTctgttggaaaaaaacaatatttgctTTAGTTATTAAGAAGAGCAATAATATTCCTGAAATGCTGAGGACTTAGTGTGAAGACTTTGCACTGACCTGTCATCAGGTCGTACTTGAGGATGAGCTCCTTAATGATATCATATGTCACCAGCTCGGAGCAGTTTACGATGGCATTACGAGTTATATTTGGCAGACAACCTGAAAAGAAAGGTCAACAttttaaacaggaaaaaaatCCATGCAGCAGAATTAGagatattgttgttgtttttattctttgcaTCATTCTTCCGTTGTCAAAACCtggtgcctacattacccacaatgcaactctaACTGCTGACAGTTGAGTCAGAGTTTCGTCTGTGTTATGCAAGCAGCAGGTAATGTAGCCATCAGAGATCAGGAGCAGGCTACAGATGTCTGGTGGGTTCACTTCTTTCTTAAGCTACACCCTCAGGTTTATTTTGTgttcaaacttgtagtcttctGACCCCTCCCCCAACACGGCCTCAAGGGACATCACTTGAGGTAATTTATCCAGGTTTAGCAACAAAAGGCTTTATACTATTTTCCTCCCATATGTAGTAGTTCTTCCCAacacctgtaaacagacttGGATGTGTACAATTGGTGAagttcccctttaagaagaTTTTCAAGTTTAAatgtgccctgccatacaaaaccgaacagaaataagcagagaaatcaggccaattacaaaaactggtcagtctgacatcattttgcctgagctcattactattcattagctcgcccagttgggctgggtaaaggattctgacagccaggctctcattggctagctgttagccaatcagattcaaacagcttaggttgctgaatattaatgagaactggcagaaatggagctgagtcttcctgcaggctttctataccacgctagaatggcttgaaacaaggtaaccaaggcattttttccacaaaacatgttacagagtccatggtagaacttcagacattaccacaaagtcatgaaatacatgtggcagggcacctttaatatcattgacaattttttttatgtatatatataaatataagcaAAGTTAAGTAAGGTATGGCTGTCAACTTGACATCTAAAACTTAGGCTCTGTAAAAATAACTGCAGTGCTACAGTACTTACCTTTTAGAGATTATAATTGACTTTGCAACAGTAACACCTACTGTACAGTAATATTTGTTGCCCATTTTAATTTACCTTTCCAGAGCCCTCTAATGCCCTCATCCCTGGCAATGGTCTTGTAGGCATCAAAAGTGCTGCTGTATCTCTTCACAGAGTTGCTCTCGGGCAGGCGGACCTGAGCCTGGAACCTGACTTTCACCACATCAGTGGGCTGCGCAATGGCCACCGCCATCACTCCGGTGGTGCAGCCCGCCAGCAGCCGAGTCCCGATTCCTGCATCTGTGATGCAAGCAAAAACACTTGTTTTCCTCTAATGCCAGAACCAAGTTAAGACAGTAATCAGAGACTGAACAGAGCTGCAGTTTTGATAATGATGACAGATTTAGCTAGTGTGATTAAGTAGACACAAAAGAATACATTTGGCTGGGGAATTGCCCTTTCATAATATTtgttatgcttttttttatttgcctgtcaataaaatattgtacttgcAAACAATCAACAAGAAATAACAACATGCTACATCCTAGGTTTTCCTGATTCTGAAGCTTCATGATAAGCATTTGCATTAAACACTACAGGTATTATTGGTGTTAGACTGCTGAACTGTGTTTACTTTGAGGACACACTGCAAAGATAaaagcaaactttttttttggttaacTTTCAAACTGGTTTTACTGGTTATCTGCTGACATACCGTACACTGAGGTGAAAACTTGTTTGCAGAAGTCTCTCCAGCTATAGTTGCAGTGATGGATGGAACAGTTAAGGCCTTCAGCATAATCACAATTCTATTCCCTGAAAGAGGAATCTGCTCTGTGCCCTATATGTGAATATATTCAATGACTTGCAAAATATCCCATGTTTGTATCTGCTGTAACAGAAATCAGCAGATTACAATTGAACTTACTGCTTAGTCTTGCATTTCTGCTAAACAGGGACGGATTTAATTGGCTCCATTTGGACACATACTTTCTGAGCCTCTGGTGTAGAACTGCTTCATGTTGTCGTACAGGCCGATGCGGACTGAGGCGAAGCCCATCTGTCTGTGCAGCCCTGCCACCAGTCCGCTGTACAGACTCCTCGGGCCCTCCGTCTTCACCATGGTGAAGATAGTGCCGAACACCCCTCTGTATTTTATCCTCTGGCCTTTCAATGAGGGCTTGGATTCACCTTGAATCTAAAGTCACATAAATGCACaacaaaatgttcaaaacattctATCACAGGTCACTCATGATGTCTGGAAACTGTTGCTGGGAGAAACCAAAATGTGCCTTAAGGGTTGTATAATTACCACATCAGTCTCTTATGACGTTTATATCTCACCCTCACTGCCCCGTCCTTGCTCCCACACCTCCCCCCTCAAGTAGCAATACTACACTATTACTAAAGACACCCTGTTAcatgtaaaagtcctgcattcaatatcttatttaagtacagtactaaGATTTAGCATTAAACTTTACTTAAGTACCAAAGGTCAAAGCACTCATCTTGCAGAACGACCCATATACTGCTTAGTGGCCTAATCTATTATAATACATGAtcatttataaatgtatttatgtttccTATTAATAATCTAATTCTGCTCAGTAATGAGTAACTAGGGTTAAGgcaaatgtagtgaagtaaaacgCACAATATCTGCCGCCAAAATATAGTGGAGTTGAAGTAGAAAGGGCCAAAAAAAACGAAATACTCATACAAGTAGtttaaaattgtacttaagtacagtacttgagtaaatgcacttagttacattccaccactggtaaaGGGCTTTGGCAGCATTCTAGATCATCATTTAGTGCAATGAAATTTACAGAAACTGTGaacttaatatatatatatatatatatatatatatatatatatatatgctacaaatgtTTTAAGTGGCTGTATAGGATTGGTTGAGGGCTTTCAGGACCTCAGTATTACAACAGTGTGTGACTTTATGAACAGTTGATGGTCCTCACCTGCAGTCTGACCTTGGCTGTGTCCAGAGGTAAAGTGACCAGCTCGGCCACACAGCCAGCTGCTCCGGCTGAAAAGATCTTGACAGCGGCTGTTGGGGCCAGATCAGCACTTCCTCCACCAACCATGATTAATGACAAAGAATTAGGAACAATATCAACTGAAGGCAGACAATTGCTGCTTGTGTCCACTGTGCGCTTtaaagcatttatttaaacaagtcAGTCCTCTGAAGCGTCATGACAGATCCAGGTGTTCTAGCTGAGCAGACGTCGAGTTTCAGGTATGGAGAAGTTTGTCTTTTGAAAGCCAAGTCCTCTTGTTGTGCCATTAACGTTAGCCATAAACAGTATCcaacttttcatgccacttttaAACAGAAACAGCCGGGCTCCGCCCTGCAAATCAACGCAAAGAGCCGACTGCAGTAGTCGGCACTCGCTGCCGTATTAAAGCTGAGTGTAGGCTTCCTGCCCCAGATGTGGACTCTTTTAAACCGAGCTGCTGCACCGCCCTGCAAGGAAACCAGACACACCGCAGCTGGCAACTTGCTTCACGCCTATAATTCGTTTCGTTTATTTCACACGTCATCATTGTATCATTAAAGTAGGCCGCGTGAAATAGGGAACCCCAAAATAAGCTACCAAAAGCTTTTCTGAGGGGGCCCGATAACAATAAACATACAACAGATAATATACAGACACCAAAAACTCAACTTACCATAGACGCAACATACAGAATAGGCTACAACAGAATAGCCTACagacacttaaaataaaaataaaacaaattcagTCACAATATACTCAACATAGACACATACCACAGACAGTCGATATCCCAGCACAAATATAACACTTAAGGAATATTCAACAATCATATGTTATGAGCATTTTTTCCAGACTTTTCTTGAAGATGGAAACAGAATGCGACAATTTCAAGTTTTCCTCAAGCTCGTTCCAGATCTGCGGTCCCCTAAAAACTACACTCAGGCTCGTACACTTTAGCCTTCGTTTTTTGCCAGTGATTAGAAGTTTTTCCCTTGTGTCATCAGTGTGCTGGGGACGCCAGATTAGAACAAGCTCACACAATCGGTAGTTTAACCTATGAATGACCTGGAATATCATTGCAGGCATTATGAAATACATTATATTCGGTAAGCCTTAGTAAACCAAGGAGACGAAACTGAGGACGAGTGGGGGTATTGGGCTCAGACCACGCTAATGCCCGTATGAGTCTGTAGTTTTTTTAAGTGGCTGGGAAACGTATTACACCATATGACATTACAATAGTTTAAATGGGGTTCAAAGTTTTATATAAGGTGAGAAGTGCTGAGTGTGGGAGAAAATGTCTGAACTTAAAAAATAGTCCAACATATTCAGATAACTGTTTTGTTAGGTGATCAATATGGCATTTGGAATTTAAACATTCATCCACCCCGAGGAATTCAGTGGTGTTTACTCTTTCAAcaatttgttcatttattttaagaCAAACTTGTTTTCCATTTGATTTTTGTTGGAATGAAACACAATGTAGttcatctttttgatgttgAGATGATGAGATAGTTTATTACACCGAAACCAAACTTCTACATTTCTTATCTctctgtttattatttattgcaGTCCAACTGGACTCTTATGTGACATAAATAAAATTAGTGTCGTCAGCAAATAAAACTTTTCAAAGtcattaatatattatataaagaCGAGAGGCCCCAAAATTGATAAATAACTTGTGAACCAGCTAAGTGCTAGTCATCTGATTCCATAATTATGTAATTTATTCAATAATATGTCAAAACCAATAGTATCAAATGCCTTGGATAGATCTAAAATACCAATACCACAGTTGCCTTTATCAATGGCATCATTGATCTTTTAGATCAGATCAATCACAGCCATACATGCAGtacttcttttcctaaaaccaTACTGGGATGAAGCAATATTTAGCTTATCAAGGTAGCCATTTAGCCTATTGTACACTACTCTCTCTAAGACCTTAGAGATTGTAGGCAAGATTGATATAGGACGATAATAGCTCATATCATTTTCATCCCCAGATTTAAATACTGGTATAAttcttgcattttttttgcCCTTTTCGGCACATTTccagagaacagagaaagatTGATACAATAAGTAAGTGGCTCCATGATATCAAGTGCAATGGCTTTCAGAGTTTTACTACAGATTTTATCCTCACCAGCGGTGTACAAGCATTGTAAGTTTGTGATGCTTTTATAGACTTCATTGCAGTCGGTTGGCTTCATAAAAAAGGAATTGACATAGTTGCCCGGCAAGTAATTGTTAAAAGATATACCCTGAGGTTGGTTTCTAGAGCTTTTCCCCCAATGGAGACAAAGTAATTATTAAAGTTATTTGCTAGATCAATGTCAGTAGTGACATTattacttaaaggggtgatagaatgcaaaaccgattttaccctgtcatagttgaataatgacagttcggtgggtaaataggacatacatagaagctcaaaatcccattgacccccctttactatgaaaatctcatattttgaaactgccgctgaaaacgggcgaatctcaacaaagcaggaagttgacgtcaacctcccaagacctgtacctttgtcacgcccatgggtgtattaagagaacagtcacaccccaacatttacataggctacacaacggacctgagatcaggtagtcttctgaatctgccctgacagagctccagggcctgcagctcactgttctccctcccctcttcctgctactgGCCAGCtggtgagtgactgagagcgcggtcagcgagcttgttacgcccgcaggttccagttaatcttctAATGgttatgtgtgttgagttatttaaacaaacaatcggggaaataaacgcctcttgtccgcgagtctcattgatagagccgcggtgagatggagtccatcaatgggagctagctagcctcctcctaactctgacattcacaaaaatgcattcaattgaaatccgaaatcggacaagtgttagctaagctttgtaagaccttggggaacctgtaatattcatgccgtgacgaaattaaaactgtaaatatactatagttatgccgaaagtgtagttcataaaaatgccttaaaatcaaatcggacacaacggttagctttataagacattggggtagatattatataagtggcgtgacgaaattcaaactgtaaatatactatagttatgccggcagccggccgcggagccccggtagtgcagtaatccacaaagggtgactttgccctgggtatggagcccagcaggctgccgctttctcgtcagactgtggagctcctaaagtccgacacgtcttaccaaatttgcaattagccatacatttttgtaaaacggcccatatttgagctttatatagttgaagtctcgcataaaaaaatttctcagaagtgaatttggtaacgaaacattgcagtgtctgaaatatgagattctgtcgcgtctctaatgtgtgtgtattggggattgctcaaccaatcagcatgcgtctctaatgtgtgtgtatggcgattcactcaaccaatcagcgcgcgtctggTCCCCtagtgtatctgaagtctcttttatataggccttagtggtcccctaatactgtatctgaagtctcttttatatagaccttagtggtcccctagtgtatctgaagtctcttttatataggccttagtggtcccctaaatgATCGAAGCTTTAAgtttagtggtccctaatactgtatctgaagtctcttttatatagaccttagtggtcccctaatactgtatctgaagtctctttttatatagaatagtggtcccctaatactgtatctgaagtctttatatagaccttagtggtccctaatactgtatctgaagtctcttttatataggccttagtggtcccctaatactgtatctgaagtctcttttatatagaccttagtggtcccctaatactgtatctgaagtctcttttatatagaccttagtggtcccctaatactgtatctgaagtctcttttatatagaccttagtggtcccctaatactgtatctgaagtctcttttatatagaccttagtggtcccctaatactgtatctgaagtctcttttatatagaccttagtggtcccctaatactgtatctgaagtctctttcccataactcagccttggtgcagaattccagccactagagccagtcccacaatgagctttccttaggatgtgccatttctgtgtctgtagctattgaggaggagagagagagggggggcaaggtggagggtgggggtgtggccttgaccaactgccactttgctcgtttgaaagccatgatgtctctctctctcatgggtgggccaaattctctgggcgggcaaagcagagaaaggggaggtaaccttgctccttatgacctcataaggagaagattccagatcggcccatctgagctttcattttctcaaaggcagagcaggatacccagggctctgtttacacctatcgccatttctagccactgggggaccataggcagactgggggaactcatattaatgttaaaaaacctcataaagtgacattttcatgccatgggacctttaaggaatgTTTGTAAAGTTTTTAAGATACCCTTTGTAAGCCAGGGGTTGTGACCAGTTGCACTGCATACGGCAGTCTTCTCTGGGATGGTACAACAAATGGAGTTTGTGATCTCATTTATTAGGTTGTCATATGCAGTGTCGGGATCATTGCAATTCATAACCTGCTTCTCATGTTTTGGCCTGTAAGCTTTAGCTTTAGtactttagtttttgtttttcgcTGTGGTAATTTAATCTTACTATCAAGATCTAGAATAATACAATTGGAAAATGATCAGTAATATCAGAAAACACAACTCCAGATTCTAGCCTAGTGTTTCGAATGTTTGTGATGATATTGTCAATAGTTGACCTAGTGGAATGCGTTACTCTGGTAAAATGAAAGTATTAATGAAGTcacttttttaaagttttttcaaaaattaaagtcttaacatgattccaacatattattagcaaatatccatagatacagttcatcccaaaggattgactgtttcacatttgtttcacatttaagggttgacattaaaacatgatttataaaatcattccAACAAgtattaggctatttgaatagcttagtattttatgcaaaaaaggtatctataagtgttttaggctgccctaaaatttattgtaggaccagattaatatTCAACTTCATTTGATACAAgatatgtagtaggggggtccctgattgtctctctttcagttaaggggtccttggcttaaaaaacgttgaagacccctgccctAATAGGACACACatgtctttgtttttcctgtttatggaaaataaaatgtccTCGTTTGACCTTGAAAGTATCAAGGTCAGAGTCAGGGGGGCGATAAATCACTCCTactagaagttttttttttgcatttgtggtGTTTTTATAACTGTATAGCCATTGAGGTTAAGAATATCAGTAAAGGTCCTATCATTAATCCAGGTTTCACTGCAACCAATAACATCAAAGCTACAGTCAGAGTTTGAGAGTAAGGTAGCTAATTCTTCATCATGTTTGCACAAGCTTCTAATGTTTAGGTGCAAAAATGAGtagttatttgtattatttaagctttttaaattgttaaaaattttttatacagtgttttaaatttttttcctttctcataATTCACAAATCATCAAAGGCCATATGCGAAAACAGTGTCATATTTAAGTTGATTGACCATAGAGTTTGCTGGGATCATAGACAAATAACATACACAAAACCCATccatacatacacgcacatgCTTACACAGATAATGTTAATCCGTTACTATTGTCAACAGAAAGTAAACTAGCTCCCTATTTTATTAGCTCTCTACCCACAACATTATGTTGAGAGCTTGTAAGGAAAGTATTTGAACAAACCGTAATGTTTGTAATGCTAAAGGCTTTCTGAGGACCATGGTAACGAGAGCCTCTTGGCCTGGATGATTCACCTGCTTTTAAAAGCACAAGGCTCAGTCTTACAACTTCCATCGAACAGGACACAGACAACCCCCACCAGTGAATTAATGATTGTAGTCCATTTAAGGCGCCTGTAACCATAGGACAACTGGGCACATTGTTGCCCCTTGTGGCTGTGTGGGTGAAAACTAAGGAACGCCATATTAAATATTTGGCTTTTATCCAAACAGAAATATGCAACAGCCAATTAAGCACAAGTTCAAACAGGCAGGACACAAATCTGTATGTAACCTGAGGCCTGTTCCAAGAAGCAGGTTCTGGTATAACAAATAAAATAGCGCTGTTGGATGGAGcctgacacacatgcacatcaatcagacagctgcagctgattcagaacgctgctgctcgagtcctcactaagaccaagaaagtggatcacatcactccacttccagtgcctcaaagaattgatttcaaaatacttttactggtttataaatcactaaacggtttagggccaaaatacatttctgatctgctactacattatgacccacacagacctctcaggtcgtctgggacgggtctacttgttgtccccagagtcagaacaaaacagggggaagcagcgttcagtttttatgctccacatatttggaacaaactcccagaaacctgtagggtCCGTGTACTTAgcggccaacggattttcgttttgaaaggaaaaaaacaaaaacgaaaaacggccagtttcccaattaccattagtaaataggaaaacaaaaaacggaaaacaacccattattcgttttttgttttgatattaaaaaaatggaaaacgaaaaactatctcgttatccgattttctttgatgtgtttgtagatggaactcggaaattaaattgtgtgtataaatcttattcctcattcatttttttcgtgACGCGGAAG from Perca fluviatilis chromosome 2, GENO_Pfluv_1.0, whole genome shotgun sequence includes the following:
- the LOC120571840 gene encoding mitochondrial uncoupling protein 2-like isoform X1, which produces MVGGGSADLAPTAAVKIFSAGAAGCVAELVTLPLDTAKVRLQIQGESKPSLKGQRIKYRGVFGTIFTMVKTEGPRSLYSGLVAGLHRQMGFASVRIGLYDNMKQFYTRGSENAGIGTRLLAGCTTGVMAVAIAQPTDVVKVRFQAQVRLPESNSVKRYSSTFDAYKTIARDEGIRGLWKGCLPNITRNAIVNCSELVTYDIIKELILKYDLMTDNMPCHFTAGFAAGFCTTIVASPVDVVKTRFMNSAPGTYSGAINCALTMLTKEGPTAFYKGFVPSFLRLGSWNIVMFMSYEQIKRAVMRFQQSRDSPL
- the LOC120571840 gene encoding mitochondrial uncoupling protein 2-like isoform X2 — encoded protein: MVGGGSADLAPTAAVKIFSAGAAGCVAELVTLPLDTAKIQGESKPSLKGQRIKYRGVFGTIFTMVKTEGPRSLYSGLVAGLHRQMGFASVRIGLYDNMKQFYTRGSENAGIGTRLLAGCTTGVMAVAIAQPTDVVKVRFQAQVRLPESNSVKRYSSTFDAYKTIARDEGIRGLWKGCLPNITRNAIVNCSELVTYDIIKELILKYDLMTDNMPCHFTAGFAAGFCTTIVASPVDVVKTRFMNSAPGTYSGAINCALTMLTKEGPTAFYKGFVPSFLRLGSWNIVMFMSYEQIKRAVMRFQQSRDSPL